The Leifsonia sp. ZF2019 DNA segment AGCTGGTGTGGGACGTCGCCGCCTCCACAGCGTTGTCGCCGCCCCAGCGTGAACGCCTCCTCGACCGCCTCTCCGGCCGGCTGGTGGACGGGGTTCTGACCATCGCGGCCTCTGAACACCGCGCCCAGCTGCGCAACCGGGAAGCCGCGCGCCTCCGCCTGGCCGCCCTGGTCGCGGACGCCCTCCAACCGCCCGCTCCCTCGCGCCGCCCCACGAAACCGACCCGCGGCGCCCGCGAACGCCGCCTCGACGCCAAGAAGCGCCGAACCGACATCAAGCGCCTGCGCCGCCCGCCGCAGGACTGACCGCCACCCACTCGCGGCCCACCCTCGAGGAAGAGACCATGCGACCCCTCCGCTACGCCATCAACGTCACCCTCGACGGCTGCGTCCACCACGAGGCCGGCCTCCCGCCCGACGAGGACTCGATGCGGTTCTGGACCACCGAGCTGCAGCGCGCCGACGCCCTCCTCTTCGGCCGCACGACCTACGAGATGATGCGATCCGCCTGGCGCCGGCCCCTGTCCGGATCCTGGCCCGAGTGGATGGCCGACTGGCAGCGCCCGTTCGCGGAGACCATCGACACGGCCCCGAAGCACGTCGTGTCGAGCACCCTGGACGAGGTCGACTGGAACGCCGACCTGCTGCGCGGCGACCTGCGGACCGCGGTCGAGCGACTCAAGGAGGAGCCGGGCAACGGGCTGTTCGTGGGCGGCGTGACCCTCCCCGCGCCCTGGCCGATATGGGACTGATCGACGAGTACGTGTTCGTGGTCCAGCCGATGGTGGCGGGCCACGGGCCGACGTTGCTCGCGGGGCTGCGGGAGACGGTGCGGCTGGAGGTCGTGGAGCGGCGGGTGCTCGGGTCGGGCGTGGAAGTGGTGCGGTGTCGGCCCGACGAGTAGGCGAGCGGGGAGGTCGGGCATCCGCACGTCTTCCACAGAGCCCGTTCTCGATCAGAGCCCGCTCTCGATCAGAGCCCGTTCTCGATCAGGGCCCGTTCTCGGTCAGCGCCCCTGCTCCGGTGAGGACCGGCTGAAGTCGTGCGT contains these protein-coding regions:
- the arfB gene encoding alternative ribosome rescue aminoacyl-tRNA hydrolase ArfB — encoded protein: MPSAHRPGLRVDAGLTIPESELTWRFSRSSGPGGQGVNTADSRAELVWDVAASTALSPPQRERLLDRLSGRLVDGVLTIAASEHRAQLRNREAARLRLAALVADALQPPAPSRRPTKPTRGARERRLDAKKRRTDIKRLRRPPQD